The following is a genomic window from Candidatus Gorgyraea atricola.
CTAAGAGTATAAAAGGTACGAGTATCCTGAATATATTTATACCTGCGGCGCGCATGGCTGTTATTTCATCATATTTATTCATCGCGCTTATGACGTAGATGGTCGAGATAAGGCTGGTTATCGGGGCTGTATTTATAACGATAAACGGTATCATGGAAAAATAATATTCCTGCAGTATCAATATCGGGACAGTGTGTTTTAGTATCTCGTCAAGATGCCCGAATAAGTCTATTATTATGTATAGAAAGATAAACAAGGTCAGACAATAAAAGAAGGGATATAGGAAATTTTTTGTTATATATTTATCAAGTATTCTCATAGTTTATTATACAGTTTTCTTAAACAGCACGCCGCCTATGATCGCAAGTATTATATTTGGCATATACATATATAATGCAATAGTCTGGCCGCCTTTTAGAGAGAGGGCCATTCCACCCGCCATTAATACATAATATGTCACAATTACAGCCAGTGCTATTGCGAACTGCACTGTCTTTTCACCTCGTTTCGTAAATATGCCAAGAGAGATCCCGATTATAATAAATATTAGACTGGCAAAGGATATAGAGATCTTTCTGTGAAACTCCGCTATCAGGGCAGGCGCGTCTATATGATGACGGCCGAGTTTTTTTAACTCTTCTTTTATTTCATGGAAGTTCATCTCTTTTGGTTTTTTCTGCACGTAGTGTCCCTGGGGGACCGTCTTGTCTATGTTCATGGTGAGATAGTATGTCTTGAAATTCAATTTATAGAAGTGCATCGGATTTTTTGGATTGGGCTCGTCGCTTGTGCCGTTGGTGAGCTTTAGTTTTATCGCATTTTGATTCTCGAGGGTGATGAATTCGCCCTTCTTGGCTATTATGGTCCTTGTCGGGCGGTCTTTCTGGATCTGGTATATGCGGATTTCCTTTAATCTGTTTTCGTCTATCTCGTTTATGAATATGATATAGCCCTTGAAACTCTTTATGAATACACCTGCCTCAAGATACGCTATAGGGTTTTTTACGCCTATATTTTTTACGATCTTGCGGGATGCGAAATGCGCCTCTGGCAAGATCCTGTCGTTGAGTATAATAGAAAAAAGGCTAAGTACGATCCCAGCTATGATCAAAGGTACTGTGAGTCTTGAGATATTGATCCCCTGCGCGCGCATGGCAGTTATCTCATTGTCAGAAGAAAGTCTCCCAAAGGTAAGCAAGGTCGCGCTCAGGGCAGACATGGGTATGGTATAGCTCAGGAGGAACGGCACCATGAATAGAAAGAGTTTACCGACAAGCGCGA
Proteins encoded in this region:
- a CDS encoding LptF/LptG family permease, which codes for MKILCKYLLKDIFLMFLFSLLVFTFALVTGNMIKLADLVINKGVDIALVGKLFLFMVPFLLSYTIPMSALSATLLTFGRLSSDNEITAMRAQGINISRLTVPLIIAGIVLSLFSIILNDRILPEAHFASRKIVKNIGVKNPIAYLEAGVFIKSFKGYIIFINEIDENRLKEIRIYQIQKDRPTRTIIAKKGEFITLENQNAIKLKLTNGTSDEPNPKNPMHFYKLNFKTYYLTMNIDKTVPQGHYVQKKPKEMNFHEIKEELKKLGRHHIDAPALIAEFHRKISISFASLIFIIIGISLGIFTKRGEKTVQFAIALAVIVTYYVLMAGGMALSLKGGQTIALYMYMPNIILAIIGGVLFKKTV